One window from the genome of Jiangella alba encodes:
- a CDS encoding TetR/AcrR family transcriptional regulator → MATDQRQADPNRTLDLLWDVQAPPTRGPKPALSLRQIVDTGIAIADAEGVAAVSMRRVADELGYTTMSLYRYVPSKTDLLELMVEHASVVPDIPPELTGWRDKLRWWATDTADIYRRRRWALDVPMNAPPMGPNQIKRMEQALAALDETGLSGGEMLGILVVLSGFVRGHAQLATTLADVEKRTGVPQAAWDQAYGRMLTSFVNPAEHPVLARIVADESFDGYAEPDDEWLGDDFAFGLDLVLEGVARYIERRVSPE, encoded by the coding sequence ATGGCCACCGACCAGCGTCAGGCCGATCCGAACCGCACGCTCGACCTGCTGTGGGACGTCCAGGCGCCGCCGACCCGCGGGCCCAAGCCCGCGCTGTCGCTGCGGCAGATCGTCGACACCGGCATCGCCATCGCCGACGCCGAAGGGGTGGCGGCGGTCTCCATGCGACGGGTGGCCGACGAGCTCGGGTACACCACGATGTCGCTGTACCGGTACGTGCCCAGCAAGACCGACCTGCTCGAGCTCATGGTCGAGCACGCGTCCGTGGTGCCCGACATCCCGCCCGAGCTGACCGGCTGGCGCGACAAGCTGCGCTGGTGGGCCACCGACACCGCCGACATCTACCGGCGCCGGCGCTGGGCCCTGGACGTCCCGATGAACGCGCCGCCGATGGGCCCCAACCAGATCAAGCGCATGGAGCAGGCGCTCGCCGCGCTCGACGAGACCGGGCTCAGCGGGGGAGAGATGCTCGGCATCCTGGTCGTGCTCAGCGGCTTCGTCCGCGGGCACGCCCAGCTGGCCACCACGCTGGCCGACGTCGAGAAGCGCACCGGCGTGCCGCAGGCGGCCTGGGACCAGGCCTACGGCCGCATGCTGACGTCGTTCGTCAACCCCGCCGAGCACCCGGTGCTGGCCCGCATCGTCGCCGACGAGTCCTTCGACGGCTACGCCGAGCCCGACGACGAATGGCTCGGCGACGACTTCGCGTTCGGCCTCGATCTCGTGCTCGAAGGCGTCGCCCGCTACATCGAGCGCCGGGTGTCACCCGAGTGA
- a CDS encoding ATP-binding cassette domain-containing protein, with protein MTTNDAAIAAQGLRKRYGNAYALDGLDLTVERGVVHGLLGPNGAGKTTAVRILSTLLRFDEGSARVAGHDVVAEPDEVRRRIGLTGQYAAVDETLSGRQNLVMFGRLYHLGARQAQRRADELLEQFALTDAADRSGRTYSGGMRRRLDLAASLILAPEVLFLDEPTTGLDPRSRNDVWDAVRSLVAGGTTVLLTTQYLEEADQLAGRISVIDTGRVVAEGTADELKARIGGDRIEVVVRDGAQLGAAAAVVARIGTAEPEVDADTRRVSAPVADRMAALTDTVRELQAAGVVAEDIGLRRPTLDEAFLHLTGHSADHAATANEETAA; from the coding sequence GTGACCACGAACGACGCGGCGATCGCCGCACAGGGGCTGCGCAAGCGATACGGCAACGCCTACGCACTGGACGGGCTGGACCTCACGGTCGAGCGCGGGGTCGTGCACGGCCTGCTCGGCCCCAACGGCGCCGGCAAGACCACCGCCGTCCGCATCCTGTCGACGCTGCTGCGCTTCGACGAGGGCAGCGCCCGGGTCGCGGGGCACGACGTCGTCGCCGAGCCCGACGAGGTGCGCCGCCGCATCGGCCTGACCGGCCAGTACGCCGCGGTCGACGAGACGCTGTCCGGGCGGCAGAACCTGGTGATGTTCGGCCGGCTCTACCACCTGGGTGCGCGGCAGGCGCAGCGGCGGGCCGACGAGCTGCTCGAGCAGTTCGCGCTCACCGACGCCGCCGACCGCTCCGGCCGGACGTACTCCGGCGGCATGCGGCGCCGGCTCGACCTCGCGGCCAGCCTGATCCTGGCGCCCGAGGTGCTGTTCCTCGACGAGCCCACCACGGGTCTCGACCCGCGCAGCCGCAACGACGTCTGGGACGCGGTCCGCTCCCTGGTCGCAGGCGGCACCACGGTGCTGCTGACGACGCAATACCTGGAGGAGGCCGACCAGCTGGCCGGGCGCATCTCCGTCATCGACACCGGCCGCGTCGTCGCCGAGGGCACCGCCGACGAGCTGAAGGCGCGCATCGGCGGCGACCGCATCGAGGTCGTCGTCCGCGACGGCGCCCAGCTCGGCGCCGCGGCCGCCGTCGTCGCCCGTATCGGCACCGCCGAGCCCGAGGTGGACGCCGACACCCGGCGGGTCAGCGCGCCCGTGGCCGACCGCATGGCCGCGCTCACCGACACCGTCCGCGAGCTCCAGGCCGCCGGTGTCGTCGCCGAGGACATCGGCCTGCGCCGTCCGACCCTCGACGAAGCCT